In one Heteronotia binoei isolate CCM8104 ecotype False Entrance Well chromosome 1, APGP_CSIRO_Hbin_v1, whole genome shotgun sequence genomic region, the following are encoded:
- the PSMB1 gene encoding proteasome subunit beta type-1: protein MLSTAGCVESAFGLGREVVGGPVTRHRFSPYTFNGGTVLAIAGEDFSIVASDTRLSEDYAVHTRDSPKCYKLTEKTVIGCSGFHGDCLTLTKILEARLKMYKHSNNKTMSSGAIAAMLSTILYSRRFFPYYVYNIIGGLDEEGKGAVYSFDPVGSYQRDTFKAGGSASAMLQPLLDNQVGFKNMQNVKQVPLSLEKALQLVKDVFISAAERDVYTGDALKICIITKDGIKEETVPLRRD from the exons ATGCTGTCAACAGCCGGCTGTGTTGAATCTGCTTTCGGGCTGGGGCGTGAGGTTGTAGGGGGTCCCGTCACACGGCACCGCTTCTCTCCATACACTTTCAATGGCGG AACTGTGTTGGCAATTGCTGGTGAAGACTTCTCTATTGTTGCTTCAGACACTCGGCTGAGTGAAGACTATGCAGTTCATACCCGGGACAGCCCAAAATGCTACAAACT GACAGAGAAAACAGTCATTGGTTGCAGTGGATTTCATGGAGACTGTCTTACTCTTACTAAAATTCTTGAAGCAAGATTAAAG ATGTACAAACATTCCAATAACAAGACTATGAGTTCAGGAGCTATTGCAGCCATGCTCTCTACAATTCTCTACTCACGACGCTTCTTTCCTTACTATGTTTACAACATAATTGGTGGACTGGATGAAGAAG GGAAAGGTGCTGTGTACAGTTTTGACCCAGTAGGTTCCTACCAGAGAGACACTTTCAAAGCTGGTGGATCAGCTAGTGCTATGTTGCAGCCTCTGCTGGACAACCAG gttgGCTTCAAGAACATGCAAAACGTGAAGCAGGTGCCtttgtctctggaaaaggctTTGCAGCTGGTAAAGGATGTCTTCATTTCTGCAGCAGAAAGAGATGTATATACTGGGGATGCACTGAAAATCTGCATCATCACAAAAGATGGGATTAAAGAAGAAACTGTTCCATTACGAAGAGACTAA
- the TBP gene encoding TATA-box-binding protein: MDQNNSLPPYAQGLASPQSAMTPGIPIFSPMMPYGTGLTPQPVQSTNSLSILEEQQRQQQQQAATQQSTSQPTQGASGQTPQLFHSQTLTTAPLPGTTPLYPSPMTPMTPITPATPASESSGIVPQLQNIVSTVNLGCKLDLKTIALRARNAEYNPKRFAAVIMRIREPRTTALIFSSGKMVCTGAKSEEQSRLAARKYARVVQKLGFPAKFLDFKIQNMVGSCDVKFPIRLEGLVLTHQQFSSYEPELFPGLIYRMIKPRIVLLIFVSGKVVLTGAKVRAEIYEAFENIYPILKGFRKTT, translated from the exons ATGGATCAAAACAACAGCTTGCCACCCTACGCCCAGGGTTTAGCATCCCCTCAG AGTGCAATGACTCCTGGCATCCCTATTTTCAGCCCCATGATGCCTTATGGCACAGGGCTCACCCCGCAACCTGTTCAAAGCACCAATAGTTTATCTATACTAGAAgagcagcagaggcagcagcagcagcaagcagcaaCACAGCAATCTACATCCCAGCCAACACAGGGAGCATCTGGTCAGACGCCGCAGCTCTTTCACTCTCAGACGCTTACTACTGCTCCCTTGCCAGGAACGACGCCTCTCTACCCCTCTCCGATGACTCCCATGACCCCAATAACTCCTGCAACACCTGCTTCTGAAAGCTCAGGGATCGTACCACAGCTTCA AAATATTGTATCTACAGTAAATCTTGGCTGCAAACTGGACCTGAAAACTATTGCCCTTCGTGCTCGAAATGCTGAATACAACCCCAAG CGTTTTGCAGCTGTGATTATGAGAATAAGAGAGCCACGTACCACTGCACTTATAttcagctctggaaaaatggtGTGTACAGGAGCTAAAAG TGAAGAGCAGTCAAGGCTGGCTGCCAGAAAGTATGCCAGGGTTGTACAGAAGTTGGGCTTCCCAGCCAAATTCTTGGATTTTAAGATTCAGAATATGGTGGGCAGTTGTGATGTAAAATTCCCTATCAGACTTGAGGGACTGGTACTTACACACCAACAGTTTAGCAG ttatGAGCCAGAGCTTTTCCCTGGGTTAATTTACAGAATGATCAAACCAAGAATTGTCCTCCTTATATTTGTTTCTGGGAAAGTAGTTTTAACTG GTGCAAAAGTCAGAGCTGAAATTTATGAAGCATTTGAAAATATATATCCTATTTTAAAAGGATTCAGAAAGACCACGTAA